The Prochlorococcus marinus str. MIT 9301 genome window below encodes:
- the folB gene encoding dihydroneopterin aldolase — METFLKIENIKLWARVGVLDEERELGQLFILDIFLWTDFENCTVNDDIKKTVDYSKLVQILKDQSKKIYCFTIEKYSNSILEIIDKEFKLSKIKIILTKCNPPITGFDGKVSIERILENN, encoded by the coding sequence ATGGAAACTTTTTTAAAAATTGAGAATATTAAACTTTGGGCTAGGGTTGGCGTTCTTGATGAAGAAAGGGAATTAGGGCAACTATTTATTTTAGATATATTTTTGTGGACTGATTTTGAAAATTGTACAGTAAATGATGATATAAAAAAAACAGTTGACTATTCAAAATTAGTTCAAATTTTAAAAGATCAATCAAAGAAAATATATTGTTTCACAATCGAAAAATATTCAAACTCAATTCTAGAAATCATTGATAAGGAATTTAAGCTTTCTAAAATTAAAATTATTTTGACAAAATGTAATCCTCCAATCACAGGTTTCGATGGGAAAGTTTCAATAGAAAGAATTCTTGAAAATAATTAA
- a CDS encoding esterase/lipase family protein produces the protein MKKRNPIILIHGLWNTSSIFSSITSKLDDIGIEYFAPTLKHSFGMTSILDLTNKLNELILEKYGLEKEIDILGFSMGGIIGRYWLQKFNGCKRTRRLISIGSPHKGTLMAQLIPKYPFRGISEMKINSKFLRELANNDFLLDNIEFINFFTYWDMMVFPGWWTNLKFGKKISVKVYKHRNLVRNKSVVDKIIDEIIM, from the coding sequence TTGAAAAAAAGAAATCCAATTATATTGATTCATGGTCTTTGGAATACTTCAAGTATTTTTTCTTCTATTACGTCAAAGCTTGATGATATTGGCATAGAATATTTTGCCCCAACTCTTAAGCATTCATTTGGAATGACTTCAATTCTGGATTTAACTAATAAATTAAACGAATTAATTTTAGAGAAATATGGTTTAGAAAAAGAAATAGATATTTTAGGATTTTCTATGGGAGGAATAATTGGTAGGTACTGGCTTCAAAAATTTAATGGATGTAAAAGAACAAGGAGATTAATATCTATAGGTTCCCCTCACAAAGGAACTTTGATGGCTCAATTAATACCTAAATACCCTTTTAGAGGAATATCAGAAATGAAAATAAATAGTAAGTTTTTAAGGGAGCTCGCAAATAATGATTTTTTACTTGATAATATTGAGTTTATAAATTTCTTTACTTATTGGGATATGATGGTTTTTCCTGGCTGGTGGACAAATTTAAAATTTGGGAAAAAAATATCAGTAAAAGTTTATAAACATAGAAATCTGGTAAGAAACAAATCAGTCGTTGACAAAATAATCGATGAAATTATTATGTAG
- a CDS encoding M3 family metallopeptidase, producing MDTSIFKYGELPEFKKFTPEIISIQFPEVLKKIAEDFENIEKNLSNYLINNDLSWENVINPLNEVNEILRWSWGVISHLNAVNNSESLREIYSKFLPEIISFSNKFGQSKIIYNSLVKLKETNNFDQIKNRILDKEILEMQHRGISLQKNDQEEFNKISEKLGKLSTDFSNNVLDATNKWFLILNKKSEVDGLPERVLELMAFSAHNHLKKDEEVDIKNGPWKLSLDIPTYTSYMTYATDRNLREKLYKAFVSRASQGEKNNSPIIEEILSLRTKQANLLGYKSWAELSLSTKMAKEIKNVENLLEELREPAFKTAKIELETLNKFSKANGFSESQNIEPWDISYWSELLRKEKLNLDQESLRPWFPLNDVLKGLFKLSEKLFEIQVVEATDEAPLWNDDVLFFNILNKEDKKIASFYLDPYSRPESKRGGAWMDECLNKNNIGKKTLPVAYLVCNQTPPSKDKPSLMSFEEVQTLFHEFGHGLQHMLTTVNLPQAAGINNVEWDAVELPSQFMENWCFHKNTLLNIAKHYKTGEKLSDENFEKLLKNRTFNCGMATLRQLHFAITDLRLHSSIDKNEGKTADEIRREISKQTTVIEPIQEDQFLCCFSHIFAGGYSAGYYSYKWAEVLSADAFSMFEEADLENSEDLKLIGKKFKDTILSLGGSLPPLDIFKLFRGREPQTDSLIRHLGLSGAT from the coding sequence ATGGATACCTCGATTTTTAAATATGGAGAATTACCAGAATTTAAAAAATTTACTCCCGAAATCATAAGTATACAATTCCCAGAAGTACTAAAAAAGATAGCTGAAGATTTTGAAAACATTGAGAAAAATTTATCTAACTATTTGATTAACAATGATTTAAGTTGGGAAAATGTAATAAATCCCTTAAATGAAGTCAATGAAATCCTTAGATGGAGTTGGGGAGTAATAAGCCACCTAAATGCAGTAAATAATTCTGAAAGTCTGAGAGAAATTTATTCAAAATTTCTTCCAGAGATTATAAGCTTTAGTAATAAATTCGGACAAAGTAAAATAATTTACAATTCTTTAGTCAAGCTTAAAGAGACTAATAACTTTGATCAAATTAAAAACAGAATTTTAGATAAAGAAATTCTTGAGATGCAACATAGAGGCATTTCACTGCAAAAGAATGATCAAGAAGAATTCAACAAAATTTCAGAAAAGCTTGGAAAACTATCAACAGACTTCAGCAATAATGTTCTCGATGCGACTAATAAATGGTTTTTAATATTAAATAAAAAATCTGAAGTTGATGGTCTTCCGGAACGCGTACTTGAATTAATGGCATTTTCTGCACACAACCACTTAAAAAAAGATGAAGAAGTCGATATCAAAAATGGTCCTTGGAAATTAAGTCTAGATATCCCAACTTATACTTCATACATGACATATGCCACCGACCGTAACCTTAGAGAGAAACTATATAAGGCATTCGTTAGTAGGGCATCTCAAGGAGAAAAAAATAATTCTCCAATCATTGAAGAGATATTATCTCTTAGAACTAAACAAGCTAATCTTCTCGGTTATAAAAGTTGGGCAGAACTAAGTTTGTCAACGAAAATGGCGAAAGAAATTAAAAATGTTGAAAACCTTTTAGAAGAATTGAGAGAACCAGCATTCAAAACCGCAAAAATTGAATTAGAAACCCTTAATAAGTTTTCTAAAGCTAATGGGTTTTCAGAATCACAGAATATCGAGCCATGGGATATTAGTTATTGGTCAGAACTTCTTAGAAAGGAAAAGCTCAATTTGGATCAAGAGTCCTTGAGACCTTGGTTCCCACTAAATGATGTTTTGAAAGGTTTATTTAAATTAAGTGAAAAGCTTTTTGAAATTCAAGTTGTCGAGGCAACTGATGAGGCGCCTCTTTGGAATGATGACGTTTTATTTTTTAATATCCTCAATAAAGAAGATAAGAAAATAGCATCTTTTTACCTGGATCCATACTCTAGGCCGGAATCAAAGAGAGGAGGGGCTTGGATGGATGAATGTTTGAATAAAAACAATATTGGTAAAAAGACCCTTCCTGTAGCTTATCTCGTTTGTAATCAGACTCCACCATCAAAAGATAAACCGAGTTTGATGAGTTTTGAAGAAGTTCAGACTTTGTTCCATGAATTTGGTCATGGTCTTCAACACATGCTTACCACTGTAAATCTTCCTCAAGCAGCTGGTATTAATAATGTTGAATGGGATGCAGTCGAACTTCCAAGTCAATTCATGGAAAACTGGTGTTTCCACAAAAACACACTGTTGAATATTGCTAAGCACTATAAAACAGGAGAAAAATTATCCGATGAAAATTTTGAGAAGCTCCTAAAGAATAGAACTTTCAATTGTGGAATGGCGACTCTTAGACAACTACATTTTGCAATAACAGACCTCAGATTACACAGTAGTATTGATAAAAACGAAGGTAAAACAGCAGATGAAATAAGAAGAGAAATTTCGAAACAAACTACTGTTATTGAACCAATTCAAGAAGATCAATTTCTTTGTTGTTTTAGTCATATATTTGCAGGAGGATATTCTGCAGGATATTACTCATATAAATGGGCTGAAGTTCTAAGTGCTGATGCATTTTCAATGTTTGAAGAGGCTGATTTAGAAAACTCTGAAGATTTAAAATTAATAGGAAAGAAATTTAAAGATACGATACTTAGTCTGGGTGGAAGCTTACCTCCATTGGATATATTTAAATTATTTAGGGGAAGAGAGCCACAAACAGATTCTTTAATAAGACACTTGGGTCTATCTGGAGCTACATAA
- a CDS encoding NAD(P)H-quinone oxidoreductase subunit 4 — protein MNLESFPWLSSVVLLPLIGAIIMPFLSSKEGEDNTLPRNISLSFLFIDFLLIIGVLFQKFNTSDSSLQLVERASWLPSIGLEWSLGVDGLSAPLVALSGLITFLSAAASWKIKKKSNLYFALLLVQASAQALVFLSQDFLLFFLAWELELVPVYLLIAIWGGKKKLYAATKFILYTALASLLILISGLALALSGDTFTLNITDITNKHVTGSLALLSYLGFLIGFGVKLPIFPLHTWLPDAHGEANAPVSMLLAGILLKMGGYALLRFNVQILPEVHLQIAPALIILGIINIIYGALNAFAQDNVKRRIACSSVSHMGFVLLGIGAVDALGISGAMLQMISHGLIAAAMFFVTGSFYERTNTLSIPNMGGLAKVLPITFAFFLASSLASLALPGMSGFISEITVFLGITSQEGFSSIFRSITILIAAIGLVLTPIYLLSMCRRVFFGPRIPALATVKEMNGRELTIGFSLLLPTLVIGFWPKIAINLYESSTNALSQQLTLAKLVGLIPTLVN, from the coding sequence ATGAATTTAGAATCTTTTCCCTGGCTATCATCTGTTGTTTTACTGCCTTTAATTGGGGCAATAATAATGCCTTTCTTGAGTTCGAAAGAAGGAGAAGATAATACACTCCCTAGAAATATCTCATTAAGTTTTTTATTTATAGATTTTTTATTAATAATTGGCGTCCTTTTTCAAAAATTCAATACTTCAGATAGCTCCTTACAACTTGTAGAGAGAGCTTCTTGGTTGCCCTCAATAGGTTTAGAGTGGTCTCTTGGCGTAGATGGGTTATCTGCTCCTCTAGTAGCTTTGAGTGGGTTAATTACATTTTTATCAGCTGCGGCAAGTTGGAAAATTAAGAAAAAATCTAATCTATACTTTGCTCTTTTATTAGTGCAAGCCTCAGCACAAGCATTAGTTTTCCTCTCTCAAGACTTCCTATTATTTTTCTTAGCATGGGAACTTGAGTTGGTTCCGGTATATCTTCTTATTGCTATTTGGGGAGGGAAAAAGAAATTATATGCAGCCACAAAATTTATTCTTTATACAGCTTTAGCTTCTTTATTAATACTCATAAGTGGTTTAGCACTTGCTTTGAGTGGTGATACTTTTACTTTAAATATTACCGATATAACCAATAAACATGTAACGGGCAGCCTAGCTTTATTATCATATTTAGGATTTTTAATTGGTTTTGGAGTAAAACTTCCTATCTTTCCATTACATACTTGGTTACCCGATGCACATGGTGAGGCTAATGCTCCAGTTTCAATGTTACTAGCTGGAATACTTTTAAAAATGGGAGGTTATGCCCTCTTAAGATTCAATGTTCAAATACTACCTGAAGTACATCTTCAAATTGCACCTGCGCTTATTATTCTTGGAATCATTAATATAATTTATGGAGCTCTTAATGCATTTGCTCAAGATAATGTTAAAAGGAGAATTGCTTGTAGCTCTGTTAGTCATATGGGTTTTGTTCTATTAGGGATTGGAGCAGTAGATGCTTTAGGTATAAGCGGAGCAATGCTCCAAATGATTAGTCACGGACTTATAGCTGCAGCTATGTTTTTTGTTACGGGCTCATTCTATGAAAGAACAAATACTCTTTCGATACCAAATATGGGCGGTTTGGCAAAGGTTTTGCCAATAACATTTGCTTTTTTCTTGGCAAGTTCTTTGGCCTCTCTAGCCCTTCCTGGGATGAGCGGATTTATAAGTGAAATAACCGTATTTTTAGGAATCACTAGCCAAGAAGGCTTCAGTTCTATATTTAGATCGATCACTATTCTTATTGCAGCCATAGGTTTAGTTCTAACGCCAATATACCTACTATCAATGTGTAGAAGAGTATTCTTTGGACCTAGAATTCCTGCGTTAGCTACAGTTAAAGAGATGAATGGTAGAGAATTGACGATTGGGTTCAGCTTATTATTGCCTACTTTGGTTATAGGTTTTTGGCCAAAAATCGCGATAAATTTATACGAATCTTCAACGAATGCTCTCAGTCAGCAGCTCACTTTAGCTAAGTTGGTTGGATTAATACCAACTTTAGTTAATTAG
- the thrB gene encoding homoserine kinase, which translates to MSIPEVGKKIRVTVPSTTANLGPGFDCLGAALDLYNEFIFTRIEGGGDRFDLIMESTDGNHLRGGPENLVFRAAQKVWESANMDPFALEARVKLAVPPARGLGSSATAIVAGLIGANAIMNSPLSKEKLLELAIDIEGHPDNVVPSLLGGLCLTARSSSQRWRIIRCEWHYSIKAVVAIPAIRLSTSEARKVMPRNVPISDAVTNMGALTLLLNGLKTGNEELIKEGMFDKLHEPYRWKLIKGGLEVKDAALNAGALGCAISGAGPSILALCKKENGKNVSQAMVKAWEMSGVASRAPFLNVQTTGSQFSTISGK; encoded by the coding sequence ATGTCTATTCCTGAAGTAGGTAAAAAAATAAGGGTAACAGTGCCTTCCACAACTGCCAATTTAGGGCCTGGATTCGATTGTCTTGGAGCAGCATTAGATTTATATAATGAATTTATTTTTACAAGAATTGAAGGTGGTGGAGATAGATTTGATTTAATAATGGAAAGTACAGATGGTAATCATTTAAGAGGAGGACCTGAAAACTTAGTTTTTAGAGCAGCTCAGAAAGTGTGGGAGAGCGCAAATATGGATCCTTTTGCACTTGAAGCAAGGGTTAAGTTAGCAGTGCCCCCTGCACGCGGACTTGGTAGTAGTGCTACAGCAATAGTTGCTGGACTAATCGGAGCAAATGCAATAATGAACTCTCCGTTGTCCAAAGAAAAACTCCTTGAACTTGCCATTGATATAGAAGGTCATCCTGATAATGTAGTGCCCTCTCTGCTTGGTGGGCTATGTTTAACAGCCAGGTCTTCTTCTCAAAGATGGAGAATCATTAGATGTGAATGGCACTACTCAATTAAAGCTGTTGTAGCAATACCTGCAATTCGTCTAAGCACAAGTGAAGCAAGAAAGGTTATGCCTAGGAATGTACCTATATCTGATGCAGTGACAAATATGGGGGCACTCACTTTGTTACTAAATGGATTAAAGACAGGAAATGAGGAACTCATAAAAGAGGGAATGTTTGATAAGTTACATGAACCGTATAGATGGAAACTTATTAAAGGCGGACTAGAAGTCAAAGATGCCGCACTAAATGCAGGTGCTCTAGGATGCGCAATTAGTGGAGCTGGACCAAGTATCTTAGCTTTGTGTAAAAAAGAAAATGGTAAAAACGTCAGTCAAGCCATGGTTAAGGCATGGGAAATGTCAGGTGTAGCTAGCAGAGCACCATTCTTAAACGTTCAAACTACAGGCAGCCAATTTAGCACTATCTCTGGTAAGTAG
- a CDS encoding glucokinase yields the protein MNFLACDLGGTKVLLGIFKKEINNNPPKLIFKKKYISSDWGSFELILEDFIKKECKNITHPSSACFAVAGPLSKNNAKIVNLSWNISGNDLQNKFNLKNCELINDFAVQIYGIPFLKKNQYSTIQNGSNSEDTNNDLHVIVGAGTGLGIARGIISGEKVKVLASEGGHVEYSPKSKLEWDLKIWLKNYLKVERISCERIVSGTGLSRIAEWRLSKPDAQNHPLQKYLKKIKIFDAARKELPEKICNLSKEGDQLMIEVERIWLGAYASLLGDVALQELCFGGLWISGGTASKHFKNFKSDLFLKQFFDKGRLKDILKTIPIKVILDEEFGLFSAACRAKMLLKT from the coding sequence ATGAATTTTCTTGCTTGTGATTTAGGAGGTACAAAGGTTCTATTAGGAATTTTCAAAAAAGAAATAAATAATAATCCGCCTAAGTTAATATTTAAAAAGAAATATATATCGTCTGATTGGGGTTCTTTTGAATTAATCCTAGAAGACTTTATCAAAAAAGAATGCAAGAATATTACTCATCCTTCTTCTGCATGTTTCGCTGTAGCTGGTCCTTTATCTAAAAACAACGCAAAAATCGTTAACTTGTCATGGAATATTTCTGGAAATGATTTACAGAACAAATTTAATTTAAAAAACTGCGAGCTAATAAATGATTTCGCTGTACAAATTTATGGAATACCTTTTTTAAAAAAAAATCAATATTCTACTATCCAAAATGGATCCAATTCTGAAGATACTAATAATGATTTGCATGTCATTGTTGGAGCGGGGACTGGCTTAGGGATTGCAAGAGGAATAATATCAGGGGAAAAGGTAAAAGTTTTAGCTAGTGAAGGTGGTCATGTAGAGTACTCCCCAAAGTCAAAATTAGAATGGGATTTGAAAATTTGGCTTAAGAATTACCTAAAAGTTGAAAGGATATCTTGTGAAAGAATTGTTAGCGGCACTGGTTTATCAAGAATTGCCGAATGGAGGCTAAGCAAACCTGATGCCCAAAACCATCCTTTACAAAAATATTTAAAAAAAATTAAAATTTTTGATGCTGCGAGAAAAGAACTACCTGAAAAAATTTGTAATCTTTCTAAAGAAGGTGATCAGCTAATGATTGAAGTTGAGAGGATTTGGTTAGGCGCTTATGCCTCATTATTGGGAGATGTTGCTCTTCAAGAATTGTGCTTTGGTGGATTATGGATTTCTGGAGGAACTGCGTCAAAACATTTCAAAAACTTTAAATCAGACTTATTTTTAAAACAATTTTTCGACAAGGGAAGATTAAAAGATATTCTTAAAACAATACCTATAAAAGTAATTTTAGATGAAGAGTTTGGACTTTTTAGTGCAGCCTGCAGAGCAAAAATGCTTTTAAAAACTTAA
- the thrS gene encoding threonine--tRNA ligase translates to MPIITLPDGSKKVFEKSVTILEIAQSIGAGLAKATIAGRVNDVLLDATIPINKDSKVVIITSKDKEGIEIIRHSFAHLIGHAVKQIYSDIKMAIGPVIEDGFYYDIFSEYRFTPEDLIKIENRINKLIKTNYDVEILQVSKEEAIKTFKERDETFKLRIIEEIPEEGLINLYKHEEYIDMCRGPHVPNTRHLRHFKLLKLSGSYWRGNSENESLQRIYGTAWAKEKELKDYLTRIEEAEKRDHRKLGKKHSLFHIQEESPGMIFWHPNGWTIYQVLEKYIREILKKNDYLEIKTPQAVDKSLWEKSGHWEKFRDDMFTTASENRTYAIKPMNCPCHIQVFNQGLKSYKDLPIRLAEFGSCHRNEPSGALHGLMRVRNFTQDDAHIFCTEEQIQEEVSTFIDLVFEVYKTFGFDEIIIKLSTRPEKRVGSEDIWDKSEEALTKALDNKNLKWELQPGEGAFYGPKIEFSLKDCLSRVWQCGTIQVDFSMPIRLDATYVDIDNEKRNPVMLHRAILGSFERFIGILIEQYEAKFPIWLAPYQIILLSITDRNIEKCLKFNELINNNGYRSKVDIRNEKIGYKIREATLGRVPLIAVIGDKEEEIDSVALRALNGKNLGIFNLPNLFKLMDELIEKKGRTE, encoded by the coding sequence ATGCCAATAATTACCTTGCCTGATGGTTCAAAGAAGGTTTTCGAAAAATCTGTAACTATTTTAGAAATTGCCCAGAGTATAGGCGCTGGATTAGCTAAAGCAACAATTGCTGGAAGAGTAAATGATGTTCTTCTTGATGCAACAATTCCTATAAATAAAGATTCCAAAGTTGTAATCATCACATCAAAAGATAAAGAAGGAATTGAAATAATAAGGCATTCTTTCGCTCACCTTATTGGTCATGCAGTTAAACAAATTTACTCTGATATAAAAATGGCGATTGGGCCTGTAATCGAAGATGGTTTTTATTACGATATTTTCTCTGAATACAGATTTACTCCTGAAGATTTAATAAAAATCGAAAATAGAATTAATAAATTAATAAAAACAAACTATGACGTTGAAATTTTACAAGTTTCTAAAGAAGAGGCAATTAAAACTTTTAAAGAAAGAGATGAGACTTTTAAATTAAGAATAATTGAAGAAATTCCTGAAGAAGGTCTCATCAATTTATACAAGCACGAAGAATACATCGACATGTGTAGAGGGCCTCACGTTCCTAACACTAGACATTTGAGACACTTTAAATTACTTAAATTATCAGGTTCATATTGGAGAGGTAATAGTGAGAATGAATCATTACAGAGAATATATGGAACTGCATGGGCAAAAGAAAAAGAACTCAAAGATTATTTAACAAGAATTGAAGAAGCGGAAAAAAGAGATCACAGAAAACTTGGTAAAAAACATTCACTATTTCACATACAAGAAGAATCTCCAGGAATGATTTTTTGGCATCCAAATGGATGGACAATCTACCAAGTACTTGAAAAGTACATAAGAGAAATACTCAAAAAAAATGATTATTTAGAAATCAAAACCCCACAAGCTGTTGATAAATCTCTTTGGGAAAAATCCGGTCATTGGGAGAAATTTAGAGACGATATGTTCACTACTGCATCAGAAAATCGAACATATGCGATTAAACCAATGAATTGTCCATGCCATATTCAAGTATTTAATCAAGGTTTAAAAAGTTATAAAGATTTACCAATTCGTCTTGCTGAATTTGGTTCTTGTCACAGAAACGAGCCCTCAGGTGCACTACATGGTTTGATGAGAGTAAGAAACTTTACTCAAGATGATGCACACATATTCTGTACAGAAGAGCAAATTCAAGAAGAGGTATCTACCTTCATAGATCTTGTTTTCGAAGTTTATAAAACTTTTGGTTTTGATGAAATCATTATAAAATTATCAACACGTCCTGAAAAAAGGGTAGGTAGTGAAGATATTTGGGATAAATCAGAAGAGGCTCTTACTAAAGCGCTCGATAATAAGAATCTTAAATGGGAACTACAACCTGGAGAAGGTGCTTTTTATGGTCCAAAAATAGAATTCTCGTTAAAGGATTGTCTTAGTAGAGTTTGGCAATGCGGAACTATCCAGGTTGATTTCTCAATGCCTATTAGATTAGATGCAACTTATGTAGATATAGACAATGAAAAAAGAAATCCAGTTATGCTGCATAGAGCAATTTTAGGATCCTTTGAAAGATTTATAGGAATCTTAATTGAACAATATGAGGCAAAATTCCCAATTTGGCTTGCGCCATATCAAATAATTTTGTTAAGCATTACTGATAGAAATATTGAAAAATGTTTAAAGTTTAATGAATTAATAAATAATAATGGTTATAGATCAAAAGTTGATATTAGGAATGAAAAAATAGGATATAAAATACGAGAGGCAACTCTTGGCAGAGTTCCTTTAATTGCAGTTATTGGTGATAAAGAAGAGGAAATTGATTCAGTCGCCTTAAGAGCTTTGAATGGAAAAAATTTAGGAATTTTCAATTTACCAAATCTTTTCAAATTAATGGATGAATTAATAGAAAAAAAAGGGAGAACAGAATAA
- the trpS gene encoding tryptophan--tRNA ligase — MANKKRILSGVQPTGDLHIGNWLGAINNWVTLQEQYETFLCVVDLHAITASYNPKELSKNTFSTAALYVACGIDPNICSIFVQSQISAHSELCWILNCMTPINWMERMIQFKEKSIQQGNNVSIGLFDYPILMAADILLYDADFVPVGEDQKQHLELARDIAQQRINARFSKDKNILKIPQPIIMKNGSKIMSLIDGSKKMSKSDPNEGSRINLLDPPEIITKKIKRAKSDSSIGIEFNNPERPESKNLMMIYSILSGKEISQCENEFLETGWGTFKKLITEQLIESLEPIQKKYKLLMNDPYQLSKILNEGKEKAEDLANQTLKRVKSKLGFFEMEK, encoded by the coding sequence ATGGCAAATAAAAAAAGAATTCTTTCGGGAGTTCAACCAACTGGTGATTTACATATTGGGAATTGGCTTGGGGCCATAAATAATTGGGTTACGCTTCAAGAGCAATATGAAACATTTCTATGTGTAGTTGATTTGCACGCAATAACAGCCTCATATAATCCCAAAGAATTATCTAAAAACACTTTCTCTACAGCGGCTTTATACGTCGCTTGTGGGATAGATCCCAATATATGCTCAATTTTTGTCCAAAGTCAGATTTCAGCGCATTCAGAACTTTGTTGGATATTAAATTGCATGACCCCAATAAATTGGATGGAAAGAATGATTCAATTTAAAGAAAAATCCATACAACAAGGTAATAATGTATCTATTGGATTATTTGACTATCCAATACTTATGGCTGCAGACATCCTTCTTTATGATGCTGACTTCGTACCAGTAGGTGAGGATCAAAAACAACATCTTGAACTTGCGAGAGATATTGCACAACAGAGAATTAATGCCAGATTTAGTAAGGATAAAAATATTTTAAAGATCCCTCAACCAATCATCATGAAGAATGGTTCAAAAATAATGAGTTTAATTGATGGTTCAAAAAAGATGAGTAAAAGTGATCCTAATGAGGGCAGTCGCATTAACTTATTAGATCCTCCTGAAATAATCACAAAAAAAATCAAAAGAGCAAAAAGTGATAGTTCTATTGGAATTGAATTTAACAACCCTGAGAGACCAGAATCTAAAAATCTTATGATGATTTATTCAATATTGTCTGGCAAAGAAATTTCTCAATGTGAAAATGAATTCTTAGAGACTGGATGGGGGACATTTAAAAAATTAATTACCGAACAACTTATTGAATCACTAGAACCTATTCAGAAAAAATATAAATTATTAATGAATGATCCCTATCAACTAAGTAAAATCCTTAATGAAGGGAAGGAAAAAGCTGAAGATTTAGCGAATCAGACTTTAAAAAGAGTTAAATCAAAATTGGGATTTTTTGAAATGGAGAAATAA
- a CDS encoding YcjF family protein produces the protein MFDISKDNLLKDLIKFPKKNLLIILLLLGFGEWFVSDLIHFAGGSVGFFSLCLGGYFYLKNDKPKFNEPNNLDGWINLCNEDLNFFEELEATNELEKQNSKRQKTLESILNRCEKEKISCIGQKDYQSFQSVLKSNFKADKFDFVLYKKLPKYNSSQVIPEEALKSDAILYFINLPLSANDFLWLEKFPKNMPIWLVALTSNQIEAKNQIEDLKSQISSDFINKIITFDVNKSEITNIPFSLRKFFISSSKNIENTKKRLLKELHAAWQSEIEGIRRMQLKGIQRKNQILVATTVFLSPIPSIDVMAMTVLNSLMIKEIKSIWGCNWSPEILDKVSKEILKTAIAQGVIEWSGQTLIGITKLHGPNWLVSGTFQAVSAAYLTRVVSSSLADFMAITKGVEEPDLDFIKKNSEKIVEEAFEKEKINWKGFISDLRKPLIKLSFNS, from the coding sequence GTGTTTGATATTAGTAAAGACAACCTTTTAAAGGATTTAATAAAGTTTCCAAAAAAAAATCTTCTTATTATTTTATTATTGTTAGGTTTTGGGGAATGGTTTGTCAGTGACTTAATTCATTTTGCAGGAGGCTCAGTAGGATTTTTTTCGTTGTGTTTGGGGGGATATTTTTACTTGAAGAATGATAAGCCTAAATTTAATGAGCCAAATAATTTAGATGGTTGGATAAATCTATGTAATGAAGATTTAAATTTTTTTGAAGAACTTGAAGCAACAAATGAATTAGAAAAACAGAATTCAAAAAGACAAAAAACACTTGAATCTATTCTTAATAGATGTGAAAAAGAAAAAATAAGTTGCATTGGACAAAAAGATTATCAAAGTTTTCAATCTGTTTTGAAAAGTAATTTCAAAGCAGATAAGTTTGACTTTGTTTTATACAAAAAACTGCCTAAATACAATTCTTCTCAAGTTATACCAGAAGAAGCTTTGAAGAGTGATGCAATCTTGTATTTTATAAACTTGCCTTTGTCAGCAAATGATTTTTTGTGGTTGGAAAAGTTTCCTAAAAATATGCCAATCTGGTTGGTGGCTTTAACTTCCAACCAAATAGAAGCCAAAAATCAGATAGAAGACCTAAAGTCTCAAATTTCAAGTGACTTTATAAACAAAATCATTACTTTTGATGTGAATAAGAGTGAAATAACAAATATACCTTTTTCTTTAAGGAAGTTTTTCATAAGTTCATCTAAAAATATTGAAAATACAAAAAAAAGGCTCTTGAAAGAACTTCATGCCGCTTGGCAATCTGAAATTGAAGGTATAAGAAGAATGCAGTTAAAAGGTATACAAAGAAAAAATCAAATTCTTGTCGCAACAACTGTTTTCTTATCTCCTATCCCATCAATTGATGTTATGGCAATGACAGTATTAAATTCTTTAATGATTAAAGAAATTAAGTCTATATGGGGATGTAATTGGTCTCCTGAAATTTTAGATAAAGTATCCAAAGAGATTTTAAAGACTGCAATTGCTCAGGGAGTTATTGAATGGAGTGGACAGACTCTAATTGGCATAACAAAATTACATGGCCCAAATTGGCTTGTTTCTGGAACATTTCAGGCTGTCAGTGCTGCTTATTTAACAAGAGTTGTATCAAGTTCTTTGGCTGATTTTATGGCAATAACAAAAGGAGTAGAAGAACCTGATTTGGATTTTATAAAGAAAAATTCTGAGAAAATAGTTGAAGAAGCTTTTGAAAAAGAAAAAATAAATTGGAAAGGATTTATTTCTGATCTTAGAAAACCACTTATAAAACTATCTTTTAATTCATAA